The uncultured Hyphomonas sp. genome includes a region encoding these proteins:
- a CDS encoding amidase, with protein MRILVTASLLALALTGCGGPPEPAAQEELAVIPSYEATGIVAKTLPELADDLAAGTITSEGLTQAYLARIALLDRDGPHLQSIISLNPNALPLARASDQRRQNGDTLGPLDGVPVLLKDNIESLDPMPTTAGSLALKDNITGRDSPLVAGLRAQGAIILGKTNLSQWANFRDNDSMSGWSSVGGQVRNPHMLDRNPCGSSSGSGVAVAASLAAGAVGTETNGSIICPSNVNGIVGFKPTVGLISQEGIVPISPSQDTAGPMTRTVRGAALMMNAMDPGDEDYTIGLSPDSLKGMRIGVMRFAEGSNQDIKGKFAAALAVMEAQGATLVDIDAFEPAAENFRDSTLPLLQFEFKDSLNAYLATTPETVTTKSLRELIAFNEVHAGEEMPLFGQGLFIASEARGPLTDPAYLGAKAAVRFSTREQGIDRLLAEYDVNLLVSPSGPVAPRIDPVNGDVWPEWTGAGWMAAQAGYPHLTVPMGDVHGIPVGVSFIGSAGDDAAIIAYGYAYEQAAQLRPDPHYLKSAEDRPEISTAMTK; from the coding sequence ATGAGAATTCTGGTGACAGCTTCGCTGCTGGCTTTGGCGCTGACCGGATGCGGCGGGCCTCCTGAACCTGCCGCGCAAGAGGAACTCGCCGTGATCCCCTCTTATGAGGCAACCGGCATTGTCGCGAAGACGCTGCCGGAACTCGCTGACGACCTCGCCGCCGGAACGATTACATCGGAAGGTCTGACCCAGGCCTATCTGGCCCGCATCGCGCTGCTCGATCGGGATGGACCGCATCTGCAGAGCATCATTTCGCTCAATCCGAATGCATTGCCGCTGGCACGGGCCAGCGATCAGCGCCGTCAGAATGGTGACACGCTCGGCCCATTGGATGGCGTACCGGTTCTGCTCAAAGACAATATCGAAAGCCTTGATCCCATGCCTACCACCGCGGGCTCGCTGGCACTGAAGGACAATATCACGGGGCGGGACAGCCCGCTCGTTGCGGGGCTGAGGGCGCAAGGCGCGATTATTCTTGGCAAGACCAATCTCAGTCAGTGGGCCAATTTTCGTGACAATGATTCCATGAGTGGTTGGTCATCTGTAGGCGGACAGGTTCGTAACCCTCATATGCTGGATCGCAATCCTTGCGGCTCCAGTTCCGGCTCCGGAGTGGCAGTCGCTGCATCGCTTGCGGCCGGGGCGGTGGGGACCGAAACCAACGGGTCAATCATCTGCCCGTCCAATGTGAACGGCATTGTCGGGTTCAAGCCGACGGTCGGCCTGATATCTCAGGAGGGGATCGTGCCGATCTCTCCCTCGCAGGATACGGCCGGACCGATGACGCGAACGGTGCGCGGCGCGGCGTTGATGATGAATGCGATGGATCCGGGCGATGAGGACTATACGATTGGCTTATCACCAGATTCGCTGAAAGGGATGCGGATCGGGGTGATGCGCTTCGCAGAAGGGTCGAATCAGGACATCAAGGGCAAGTTTGCTGCCGCGCTGGCGGTTATGGAAGCGCAGGGGGCGACGCTGGTTGATATCGACGCTTTCGAACCTGCCGCGGAGAATTTCCGGGACAGCACGCTGCCCCTGCTGCAATTCGAGTTCAAAGACAGCTTGAATGCATATCTGGCAACGACCCCGGAAACAGTCACGACGAAATCACTGAGGGAGTTGATTGCTTTCAACGAGGTGCATGCCGGCGAGGAAATGCCTCTGTTCGGGCAGGGCCTCTTCATCGCTTCCGAGGCTCGCGGGCCACTGACCGATCCGGCATACCTTGGGGCAAAAGCCGCCGTACGTTTTTCGACTCGCGAGCAGGGGATTGATCGTCTGCTTGCGGAGTATGACGTCAATCTGCTCGTTTCGCCTTCAGGCCCGGTCGCGCCTCGAATAGATCCTGTGAATGGAGACGTGTGGCCGGAATGGACGGGTGCCGGCTGGATGGCTGCGCAGGCCGGGTATCCCCACCTGACCGTGCCGATGGGCGACGTGCATGGAATTCCGGTTGGTGTGTCATTCATCGGGTCGGCAGGAGATGACGCAGCAATCATTGCTTATGGCTATGCCTACGAACAGGCGGCCCAGCTGCGACCTGATCCGCACTATCTGAAGAGCGCGGAGGACAGACCGGAAATTTCCACCGCGATGACGAAATAA
- the ettA gene encoding energy-dependent translational throttle protein EttA, which yields MAGPQYVYHMQGLTKVYPGGKKVFENIHLSFLPDAKIGVVGVNGAGKSTLLRIMAGQDKEFIGEAWSADGVKVGYLPQEPKLDESKTVFENIAAACPEKVMLDQFNEISGKLGEDYSDELMEQMTELQEKIDAADAWDIDSKIQMAMEALRCPDDDADVTKLSGGEIRRVAICALLLSKPDMILMDEPTNHLDAETVAWLQNYLINFPGCVILVTHDRYFLDDITTWILELDRGRGIPYQGNYSDWLEQKAKRMEQEAREERGKQRSLAKELEWVRSSPKARQAKSKARIQSYEQKAAEAEREKVSTAQIRIPPGPRLGNVVLEAEGLRKGFGNNLLIEDLDFKLPPGGIVGVIGPNGAGKSTLFKMILGQEEPDAGTLRVGDTVKFGYVDQSRNKLDDKKNVWEEISGGTDVIDLGGVEVNSRAYVGAFNFKGSDQQKKVGLLSGGERNRVHLAKMLKESSNVLLLDEPTNDLDVETLQALEEGLDAFPGCAVIISHDRWFLDRMATHILAFEGDSHVEWFEGDFSSYLEDKKRRLGEDAVNPKRLKFKKFAR from the coding sequence ATGGCCGGACCACAATACGTTTACCACATGCAAGGCCTCACGAAGGTCTACCCGGGCGGCAAAAAGGTGTTTGAAAACATTCACCTGTCTTTCCTTCCCGACGCCAAGATCGGTGTGGTCGGCGTAAACGGTGCCGGTAAGTCGACGCTGTTGCGCATCATGGCGGGGCAGGACAAGGAGTTCATCGGCGAGGCGTGGTCTGCAGACGGCGTGAAAGTCGGCTACCTGCCTCAGGAGCCGAAGCTCGACGAAAGCAAGACCGTTTTCGAGAACATTGCAGCGGCATGCCCTGAAAAGGTGATGCTGGACCAGTTCAACGAAATCTCCGGCAAGCTGGGCGAAGACTATTCCGACGAGCTCATGGAGCAGATGACGGAATTGCAGGAGAAGATCGATGCGGCAGATGCCTGGGACATCGACTCCAAGATCCAGATGGCCATGGAGGCGCTCCGCTGCCCCGACGATGATGCAGACGTAACCAAGCTGTCCGGCGGTGAGATCCGGCGCGTCGCAATCTGCGCCCTGCTTCTCTCGAAGCCCGACATGATCCTGATGGACGAACCGACCAACCACCTCGACGCCGAGACAGTCGCCTGGCTTCAGAACTACCTGATCAATTTCCCGGGGTGCGTGATCCTCGTCACCCACGACCGCTACTTCCTGGATGACATCACGACCTGGATCCTCGAACTCGATCGCGGCCGTGGCATTCCCTACCAGGGCAACTATTCCGATTGGCTGGAACAGAAGGCCAAGCGGATGGAGCAGGAAGCCCGCGAAGAGCGCGGCAAGCAGCGCTCGCTGGCCAAGGAACTCGAATGGGTTCGGTCCAGTCCGAAAGCCCGTCAGGCCAAATCCAAGGCGCGTATTCAATCCTATGAGCAGAAGGCCGCAGAGGCGGAACGCGAGAAGGTTTCCACGGCGCAGATCCGAATTCCGCCCGGTCCACGCCTTGGCAATGTGGTGCTGGAGGCGGAAGGCCTGCGCAAAGGCTTTGGCAACAACCTCCTCATTGAAGACCTGGACTTCAAGCTGCCGCCCGGTGGCATTGTTGGCGTCATCGGACCGAACGGCGCCGGTAAGTCGACCCTGTTCAAGATGATCCTTGGCCAGGAAGAGCCGGATGCCGGCACACTCCGCGTCGGCGACACCGTGAAGTTCGGTTATGTCGATCAGAGCCGCAACAAGCTGGATGACAAGAAGAATGTCTGGGAGGAAATCTCAGGCGGAACGGATGTCATCGACCTTGGCGGTGTCGAGGTGAACTCGCGCGCCTATGTCGGTGCTTTCAACTTCAAGGGCTCTGACCAGCAGAAGAAGGTTGGCCTCCTCTCCGGCGGTGAACGCAACCGAGTGCATCTCGCCAAGATGCTGAAGGAAAGCTCAAACGTGCTCCTGCTCGACGAACCGACCAACGACCTCGACGTTGAGACACTGCAAGCGCTGGAAGAAGGCCTCGATGCCTTCCCCGGCTGCGCTGTGATCATCAGCCACGATCGCTGGTTCCTTGACCGGATGGCGACGCACATCCTTGCCTTCGAAGGTGACAGCCACGTCGAATGGTTCGAGGGCGATTTCTCGTCCTATCTTGAAGACAAGAAGCGCCGGCTTGGAGAGGACGCAGTCAATCCGAAGCGCCTGAAATTCAAGAAATTCGCCCGATAG
- a CDS encoding tetratricopeptide repeat protein, translated as MSGASVNISVSNVFRDSWAIEGEAENTAAAITVNRVQMANFMATNLAVHAGICHPSVRAKPALSIFFYTDCFRPLAKRRPHNRVSSMMNGVGLFQQAITLVASDRGGNALLRGADLMRRAADSGHIAAANNYGAMLHAGRGVRQDFVAARAYYHQAASAEHPTGLFNLGFMCFHGLGGPADHRRARFLFLRAAQQDETDAITYLGLMLMSGQGGEADPVAARGWWSRGAALGNSRCAFNLGIAHAGGHGSPQDLVKAWRWFRQAERLGSAGAARELRRLERAMSAEEQDRAFRRAS; from the coding sequence GTGTCTGGCGCGTCGGTCAATATTTCGGTCTCCAACGTATTTCGTGACAGCTGGGCCATCGAAGGCGAAGCCGAAAATACGGCGGCCGCAATCACGGTAAACAGAGTGCAAATGGCAAATTTCATGGCCACGAACCTAGCCGTGCATGCTGGCATTTGTCATCCATCGGTGCGTGCGAAACCGGCGCTCAGCATTTTTTTCTACACAGACTGCTTTCGCCCCCTAGCCAAGCGAAGGCCTCACAATAGAGTGAGTTCCATGATGAACGGGGTGGGATTGTTTCAGCAGGCAATTACCCTGGTCGCCTCAGACAGGGGCGGCAACGCACTGCTTCGTGGTGCGGACCTTATGCGCCGGGCCGCTGATTCCGGCCATATTGCAGCAGCGAACAATTACGGAGCCATGCTGCATGCCGGTCGTGGCGTGAGGCAGGATTTTGTTGCTGCACGCGCTTATTACCATCAGGCGGCAAGTGCGGAACATCCTACAGGGCTGTTTAATCTTGGTTTTATGTGCTTCCACGGCCTTGGAGGTCCGGCGGATCACCGCCGCGCCCGTTTCCTTTTCCTGCGGGCCGCGCAGCAAGATGAAACCGATGCGATCACCTATCTTGGCCTGATGCTGATGTCCGGGCAGGGCGGAGAAGCAGATCCGGTCGCCGCGCGCGGCTGGTGGAGCCGGGGGGCTGCGCTCGGCAACAGCCGCTGCGCCTTCAATCTCGGTATTGCGCACGCTGGCGGTCATGGAAGTCCGCAGGACCTTGTGAAAGCCTGGCGTTGGTTCCGGCAGGCTGAGCGGCTCGGAAGTGCCGGTGCTGCGCGTGAGCTGCGCCGTCTCGAGCGAGCGATGAGCGCCGAAGAGCAAGACCGGGCGTTTCGTCGGGCCAGCTGA
- a CDS encoding carboxylesterase family protein produces the protein MKRLSIILFFLLIAAGVWGWFQITAPAKPLELAEPLRINQGLVLGGIDADNSDIRVYNGIPYASARRWAAPGAPPQWGAMPRDVRTYGAECIQARKGMNGFVNGIIDGAGLPWWKRFTAKKYLAAMPAPAEAEDCLFVNVRTSNVGGDALLPVMVWIHGGSHQAGAGSSELYQANALVENGVVLVTINYRLGPFGYMAHPALTEETGTSGNYGLLDQVAALRWVRDNIRSFGGDPSNVTIFGESAGAQSISELMATPMAEGLYHKAILESGTSSYNAKYLDAAPLPGSRSAEAVGEEFLSTFVGKAATAAELRSIPAASIITRAEQRPDLVGYFLPNVDGKVLPDTVGATIRSGDAPKVPVLAGYNADEGSLFYNGFQSPTVLARNITGTLEEREQRLAEVFGENPAKALEALYGMDKLGTWDEGAANMLGDDMFGVHMRFLGKANAVSGHPTWMYFFTRATPTRAQSIGAYHGSEIPFVFGSPSPLLPMSDKDEKLAETIQAYWTNFARAGDPNGPGLPEWPAYDPNSDEWQVLDHEILTVAGVRARKLDILEEHLIDRIDAVTRATSPQAPYEATLMTTVPKSGDE, from the coding sequence ATGAAACGCCTTAGTATCATTCTATTTTTTCTGCTGATCGCGGCAGGCGTCTGGGGGTGGTTCCAAATCACCGCCCCGGCGAAACCGCTCGAATTGGCGGAGCCTCTGAGAATTAACCAAGGCCTCGTCCTGGGCGGCATCGACGCCGACAATTCCGATATCCGGGTCTACAACGGCATACCCTATGCCTCCGCCCGCCGCTGGGCTGCGCCGGGGGCACCGCCTCAGTGGGGCGCCATGCCACGTGATGTGCGGACCTATGGCGCAGAATGCATTCAGGCGCGCAAAGGCATGAACGGTTTCGTCAATGGCATTATCGACGGAGCCGGCCTGCCCTGGTGGAAGCGTTTTACCGCAAAGAAATATCTGGCTGCGATGCCTGCTCCGGCCGAAGCCGAAGACTGTTTGTTCGTCAATGTACGCACATCGAATGTGGGCGGCGACGCCTTGCTGCCGGTCATGGTCTGGATCCATGGCGGCAGCCATCAGGCTGGCGCCGGCTCGTCAGAGCTCTATCAGGCCAATGCGCTGGTCGAGAACGGTGTCGTGCTGGTCACGATCAATTACCGTCTCGGTCCCTTCGGCTACATGGCCCACCCGGCCCTGACGGAAGAGACGGGCACATCGGGCAATTACGGTCTGCTGGATCAGGTCGCCGCCCTGCGGTGGGTGCGTGACAATATCCGCTCCTTTGGCGGCGACCCGAGCAATGTCACCATCTTCGGCGAAAGCGCTGGCGCGCAGTCCATCAGTGAGCTGATGGCAACTCCGATGGCCGAGGGGCTCTATCACAAGGCCATTCTCGAAAGCGGAACCAGCAGCTACAATGCCAAATATCTCGACGCGGCACCCCTGCCCGGATCGCGCAGCGCAGAAGCGGTCGGCGAAGAGTTCCTCAGCACTTTCGTCGGCAAGGCGGCGACGGCCGCAGAACTCCGCTCAATCCCTGCGGCATCGATTATCACCCGGGCTGAACAACGCCCAGACCTGGTCGGCTACTTCTTGCCGAACGTCGATGGAAAAGTCCTGCCTGACACGGTCGGCGCCACAATCCGTTCGGGCGATGCGCCGAAGGTGCCGGTACTCGCAGGCTACAATGCCGATGAGGGCAGCCTGTTCTACAACGGCTTCCAGTCCCCCACGGTGCTGGCCCGAAACATCACCGGTACACTCGAAGAGCGCGAGCAGCGCCTCGCCGAAGTGTTTGGGGAAAACCCGGCCAAAGCGCTCGAGGCGCTCTACGGTATGGACAAGCTCGGCACCTGGGACGAAGGAGCGGCCAATATGCTCGGCGACGACATGTTTGGCGTCCACATGCGCTTCCTCGGCAAGGCCAATGCCGTCTCCGGCCATCCGACTTGGATGTACTTCTTCACCCGCGCCACGCCGACCCGGGCTCAGTCCATCGGCGCCTATCACGGATCGGAAATTCCGTTCGTATTCGGTTCGCCTTCCCCGTTGCTGCCCATGTCGGACAAGGATGAAAAGCTGGCCGAAACGATTCAAGCTTATTGGACGAACTTCGCCCGCGCCGGAGATCCGAACGGGCCGGGCCTGCCGGAATGGCCTGCTTACGACCCCAATTCTGATGAGTGGCAAGTGCTGGACCATGAAATCCTCACCGTCGCAGGCGTTCGCGCGCGCAAGCTGGACATTCTGGAAGAGCACCTGATCGACCGGATCGACGCGGTTACCCGGGCGACCTCGCCTCAGGCACCTTACGAGGCGACCCTGATGACGACGGTGCCGAAATCAGGCGACGAGTAG
- a CDS encoding glycosyltransferase, with product MTISASPKLSVVITNYNYAAFVATAIESVLSQDVEIELVVVDDCSKDNSRDIIRSYGDRIIPVLQEVNQGHGGGFNAGYARTTGDLVMFLDADDFLLPGAGKTIVSNYDAEIGMYLYRMNYADEEGQLGGLYPPPQVPLADGDVAAQLRDMGHYSGTITSGLVYTRAALEQVMPMDSETFRQGGDGYLSATVPLHAVAKGFDQSISAYRLHGSQHSQFAKAYAKRARWRIGHQQACFACIRDHAARQGLPTADDLGERDAGHLQERLVSLLFEPELHPVGTDTRASLLRKLRAANRERFGGKALPRNAWWIVIGLLPSGTARTVLSWKIDVAARPTWMNSLGRTLRKRLGIVTG from the coding sequence ATGACGATAAGTGCATCTCCGAAACTTTCGGTCGTGATCACGAACTACAATTATGCCGCCTTTGTCGCGACGGCGATCGAAAGTGTCCTCTCACAGGATGTTGAGATCGAACTCGTGGTGGTCGACGATTGTTCCAAGGACAATTCGCGGGACATCATCCGGTCTTACGGTGACCGGATCATTCCGGTCCTGCAGGAGGTCAACCAGGGGCATGGTGGCGGGTTTAACGCCGGTTACGCCCGCACGACGGGAGATCTGGTCATGTTCCTGGATGCCGACGACTTTCTGCTTCCAGGTGCGGGGAAAACGATTGTCTCGAATTACGACGCTGAAATCGGCATGTACCTCTACCGGATGAACTATGCCGACGAAGAGGGGCAGCTTGGAGGCTTATATCCGCCTCCGCAGGTGCCGTTAGCGGATGGGGATGTCGCCGCACAATTGCGGGATATGGGCCACTATTCAGGTACGATCACTTCGGGGCTGGTCTACACCCGCGCCGCTTTGGAACAGGTCATGCCGATGGATTCAGAGACGTTCCGGCAAGGCGGTGATGGCTACCTCTCCGCGACTGTGCCGCTTCATGCTGTCGCTAAAGGCTTTGACCAGTCAATTTCCGCCTACCGCCTGCACGGGTCCCAGCATTCCCAGTTTGCCAAGGCTTATGCGAAACGTGCGCGTTGGCGCATCGGGCACCAGCAGGCCTGTTTCGCCTGCATCCGCGATCATGCCGCTCGTCAGGGGCTGCCGACCGCCGATGATCTGGGCGAGCGCGACGCAGGTCATCTGCAGGAACGGCTCGTCTCGCTTCTCTTCGAGCCTGAACTCCATCCTGTGGGTACCGATACCCGCGCGAGCCTGTTGAGAAAGCTGCGTGCGGCCAATCGTGAACGGTTCGGCGGCAAGGCGCTGCCGCGAAATGCCTGGTGGATTGTGATCGGTCTCTTGCCGAGCGGGACCGCCCGCACCGTACTTTCATGGAAGATCGATGTCGCGGCCCGTCCAACTTGGATGAACAGTCTCGGTCGTACACTCCGCAAGCGTCTCGGCATCGTGACCGGCTAG
- a CDS encoding S9 family peptidase has product MTDAPDTLPLDRLYASPSLSGPTARMVKYSPDGTRVTFLKSRPDEQNRFDLWQYEVATGKQSMLVDSRLLEPTPVELSEEEKALRERKRISGSIGIADYSWGSSDTLLVPLGGDLHLITLTPKGPTAKQLTHSDAFEYDARVSPGGTYVSFVRDGAVYAIEIATGKETRMTPKADPEHAINYGVAEFVAQEEMKRFTGYWWSPDERYVAFTEVDEGDVDIIPRFDIEAKKVTVVEQRYPRAGRPNAKVALYVNDLKRNRTDKIFETGADTYLARVYWTSSSLWFLTVNRDQTEIRYHRTDSRPWRIQSPYKEQNSKWVNLSKDFRELPDGRIILTVEDGGMRHAITISAEGKGDAKVVTPPDQVLGEIETVSPDGATLYYSGYADTVLERHLYSAPVDKTEPPVRITDARKSWDIKLSPDGQSFVGTSSSPLQPPQTGLYRIDGSLIGWIEENALKADHPYSPYLSSHVTPEYGTLKAEDGQDLYYSILKPQGFDPDQKYPVIIEVYGGPHVQTVKRAWGSLSDQFLAGQGYIVFRLDNRGSDNRGRKFEDVIYHRTGGPEVRDQLVGVNWLKAQPYVDAGRIAIQGGSYGGYMTLMTILQAPENTFAAAVSSAPVTDWSLYDTFYTERYMGTPEGNADGYAASNVLPIAANLNTPLLLIHGMADDNVTFDNSTRLMAILQQEQKLFELMTYPGQRHGIRGEALQAHQMKTRLDFLGRHLKSTAEETASGEGQH; this is encoded by the coding sequence TTGACCGACGCGCCAGACACCCTGCCGCTTGACCGCCTTTATGCTTCGCCATCCCTGTCCGGACCAACCGCCCGGATGGTGAAATACTCCCCCGACGGAACACGCGTGACCTTTCTCAAATCCCGGCCGGATGAACAGAACAGGTTCGACCTCTGGCAATATGAAGTCGCAACCGGAAAGCAGAGCATGCTTGTCGACTCCAGGCTGCTGGAGCCGACCCCGGTTGAACTGTCCGAGGAGGAAAAAGCACTGCGTGAGCGCAAACGAATCTCGGGATCAATCGGCATTGCTGATTACAGCTGGGGCTCCAGCGACACCCTTCTTGTGCCACTCGGAGGCGACCTTCACCTCATCACCCTGACGCCCAAAGGACCCACTGCAAAACAACTGACCCACAGCGATGCATTCGAGTATGACGCGCGCGTTTCGCCGGGGGGAACCTATGTCAGCTTCGTCAGAGATGGCGCAGTCTACGCGATCGAAATCGCCACAGGGAAAGAGACGCGGATGACCCCAAAGGCTGATCCGGAGCATGCCATCAACTATGGTGTCGCGGAATTTGTAGCGCAGGAAGAAATGAAGCGCTTCACAGGTTATTGGTGGAGTCCGGACGAACGCTATGTTGCGTTCACGGAAGTTGATGAAGGCGATGTCGACATCATTCCCCGCTTCGATATCGAGGCTAAAAAAGTCACTGTCGTCGAACAGCGTTATCCGCGCGCCGGGCGCCCGAACGCCAAAGTCGCGCTTTATGTGAACGACCTCAAGAGAAACCGCACAGACAAGATCTTCGAAACAGGTGCAGATACCTATCTTGCGCGTGTTTACTGGACGAGTTCCAGCCTCTGGTTCCTGACCGTCAACCGGGACCAGACCGAGATCCGCTACCACCGCACAGATTCCCGGCCCTGGCGGATTCAGTCTCCCTACAAGGAGCAAAATTCCAAATGGGTGAACCTGTCCAAGGATTTCCGCGAGCTGCCGGATGGCCGCATCATCCTGACCGTCGAAGACGGAGGCATGCGACACGCCATCACGATTTCAGCCGAAGGCAAAGGAGATGCGAAAGTCGTCACTCCACCAGACCAGGTACTCGGCGAAATCGAAACAGTCTCACCGGACGGGGCAACCCTGTACTACTCCGGCTATGCGGACACAGTACTGGAACGGCACCTCTACAGCGCACCGGTCGACAAGACAGAGCCGCCCGTTCGCATCACGGATGCTCGCAAATCCTGGGACATCAAGCTCAGCCCGGACGGGCAAAGCTTTGTCGGGACGTCCTCCTCCCCACTTCAGCCGCCCCAGACCGGGCTCTATCGGATCGACGGCAGCCTGATTGGCTGGATCGAGGAAAATGCATTGAAGGCAGACCATCCGTATTCGCCCTACCTGTCCAGTCATGTAACACCGGAATACGGGACGCTTAAGGCTGAAGATGGACAGGATCTCTACTACTCGATCCTGAAACCGCAGGGCTTCGACCCCGACCAGAAATACCCGGTCATCATTGAAGTGTATGGCGGCCCTCATGTGCAGACAGTCAAACGGGCATGGGGCAGCCTCTCAGATCAGTTCCTGGCCGGACAAGGCTACATTGTCTTCCGCCTCGACAATCGCGGCAGCGACAATCGCGGCCGGAAATTCGAGGATGTGATCTATCACCGAACCGGAGGGCCAGAGGTCAGGGACCAGCTTGTCGGCGTCAACTGGCTGAAAGCCCAGCCCTATGTCGATGCCGGACGCATTGCGATCCAGGGCGGATCGTACGGCGGCTACATGACCCTGATGACGATCCTACAGGCACCCGAGAACACATTTGCCGCGGCTGTATCGTCGGCGCCGGTCACCGATTGGAGCCTCTACGATACATTCTACACGGAACGCTACATGGGCACACCGGAAGGTAATGCGGACGGCTACGCGGCATCCAACGTCCTTCCCATTGCAGCGAACCTGAACACGCCTCTCCTGCTGATCCATGGCATGGCCGACGACAATGTCACGTTCGACAACTCGACGCGCCTGATGGCCATCCTGCAGCAGGAACAAAAACTGTTTGAACTGATGACATATCCCGGCCAGCGGCACGGCATTCGCGGCGAAGCGCTTCAGGCACATCAGATGAAAACTCGGCTGGATTTCCTGGGCCGCCACCTCAAATCGACTGCAGAAGAAACTGCATCCGGCGAGGGGCAGCATTGA
- a CDS encoding DUF1330 domain-containing protein, with protein sequence MPAFQPTANQFRAFRDDPFDGPIAQVNILKFRVKAEYQPEDPEHGNDEPGGVAYQRYADAFGVAAAEVGGRCLMMGEVERYFIGNGDWDAVMVMFFPDRKAFIATLNHPEYKSMARHREAGLLCQELLTTRPFRADGVL encoded by the coding sequence ATGCCCGCCTTCCAGCCCACAGCAAACCAGTTCCGCGCCTTCCGGGACGACCCGTTCGACGGCCCGATCGCGCAGGTGAACATTCTGAAGTTCAGAGTAAAAGCAGAATACCAGCCGGAAGACCCGGAGCATGGCAATGACGAGCCGGGCGGTGTCGCTTACCAGCGCTATGCCGACGCCTTCGGCGTGGCCGCAGCCGAAGTCGGCGGACGCTGCCTTATGATGGGAGAAGTCGAACGGTACTTCATCGGGAATGGAGACTGGGATGCCGTCATGGTCATGTTCTTCCCAGACCGGAAAGCCTTCATCGCAACCCTCAACCACCCGGAATACAAGTCGATGGCACGCCACCGGGAAGCTGGTCTGTTGTGCCAGGAACTGCTCACCACACGCCCATTCCGGGCAGACGGCGTCCTTTAG
- a CDS encoding NUDIX hydrolase, with amino-acid sequence MKPWTILSSKQVMRDRFMGLRTDRCIRDDGHIVEAYHVTELTDWVTVIPLTDSGNVVLVREYRHAAGVFTLGLPGGVSDPGEMDWPAVGARELKEETGYSAREMHHVGTCYPNPATQNNRLHYYLALGCRLTDAQSLDPNEQIEVLEMPYAKFLEYGALEVQHALHAAALFYAEHYLTRHPDLRPPE; translated from the coding sequence ATGAAGCCATGGACCATCCTTTCGTCGAAACAAGTCATGCGCGACCGGTTCATGGGCTTGCGAACCGACCGATGTATCCGAGACGATGGACACATCGTCGAAGCCTACCACGTGACGGAACTGACGGATTGGGTGACTGTCATACCACTGACGGATTCAGGCAATGTGGTTCTCGTTCGGGAATACCGGCACGCTGCTGGCGTGTTCACGCTTGGCTTGCCTGGTGGCGTATCCGATCCCGGTGAAATGGATTGGCCCGCGGTTGGCGCGCGTGAGCTAAAAGAAGAAACGGGATATTCCGCGCGGGAGATGCATCATGTCGGTACCTGCTATCCCAATCCGGCAACACAGAACAACCGGTTGCACTATTACCTGGCACTGGGCTGTCGCCTCACCGATGCGCAGTCACTGGACCCCAACGAACAGATAGAAGTGCTGGAAATGCCCTATGCCAAATTCCTGGAATATGGTGCCCTCGAGGTGCAACACGCCCTGCATGCAGCGGCGCTGTTCTATGCCGAGCACTACCTGACGCGCCATCCGGACCTGCGCCCGCCAGAATAA
- a CDS encoding tellurite resistance TerB family protein: MGDPQDNSPALFGPITAEKKPGFSMQELVTEFPDHPNDWSIPEAFLCLILSAAFADGRIAEQEQEEIRALSRRSRTLKNLDQNELAQVNRIVLKRRVDRPDWLAEACEALPKDMHLAVFAHCLDIALADGVLVQAEAEFLEKLIGLLTITEEEAKLITKVISLKNRF, translated from the coding sequence ATGGGCGATCCACAAGACAACTCTCCGGCCCTGTTCGGTCCGATCACGGCTGAAAAGAAACCGGGCTTCAGCATGCAGGAACTGGTCACGGAGTTTCCTGACCACCCCAACGACTGGAGCATTCCGGAAGCATTTCTCTGCCTTATTCTGTCCGCCGCATTCGCAGACGGCCGGATCGCCGAGCAGGAACAGGAAGAAATCCGCGCCCTTTCCCGCCGTTCGCGGACCCTGAAAAATCTTGATCAGAACGAACTGGCTCAGGTGAACCGTATTGTGCTGAAGCGGCGCGTCGACAGGCCGGACTGGCTGGCCGAGGCATGCGAAGCCCTGCCAAAGGATATGCACCTCGCCGTCTTCGCCCACTGCCTGGACATCGCCCTCGCAGATGGGGTGCTGGTGCAGGCGGAAGCGGAGTTCCTCGAAAAGCTGATCGGCCTGCTCACCATCACGGAAGAAGAGGCGAAGTTGATCACCAAGGTGATTTCGCTGAAGAACCGCTTCTGA